A genomic segment from Daphnia carinata strain CSIRO-1 chromosome 1, CSIRO_AGI_Dcar_HiC_V3, whole genome shotgun sequence encodes:
- the LOC130691624 gene encoding pupal cuticle protein 20-like, translated as MKLFVIAAVLAVAVAAPSGYKGPAITITAQSDVRNADGSSQWSYAGSDGTTREESQAQLPGGKDYDNGGGNTNKGASYYISPEGQKISLTWTADQNGFLPKGDHLPVAPALPYSRSGLGI; from the exons ATGAAACTG TTTGTGATCGCTGCCGTCTTGGCTGTGGCTGTTGCTGCTCCATCCGGATACAAAGGTCCTGCCATCACCATCACTGCCCAGTCTGACGTCCGTAACGCTGACGGAAGTAGCCAATGGAG TTATGCCGGCTCTGACGGTACCACTCGTGAGGAATCTCAAGCCCAGTTGCCCGGTGGAAAGGACTACGATAACGGAGGTGGTAACACTAACAAGGGAGCTTCGTACTACATCTCACCTGAAGGCCAGAAAATCAGTTTGACGTGGACAGCTGATCAAAACGGTTTCCTGCCTAaaggtgatcacttgcccgtcgcaCCGGCTCTACCTTATTCCCGCAGCGGACTTGGCATCTAA
- the LOC130691599 gene encoding cuticle protein CP14.6-like: MQLFLFATLLAMAAAVPSGTPYAGYKAPAIAIVAQSDVRNGDGSSQWSYAGSDGTTREESQAQKSVPGYKDSYGKDYESGAGNTNRGSSYYVSPEGQKISLTWVADEGGFQPKGDHLPVAPVHVYELPVAPALPYSRTGPGY; this comes from the exons ATGCAATTG TTTCTGTTCGCCACCCTCTTGGCTATGGCTGCCGCCGTTCCATCCGGTACTCCTTACGCTGGATACAAGGCTCCTGCTATTGCTATTGTTGCTCAATCCGACGTCCGCAATGGTGACGGAAGTAGCCAATGGAG CTATGCTGGATCTGACGGAACTACTCGCGAAGAATCCCAGGCCCAGAAGTCCGTTCCAGGCTACAAGGACTCTTACGGCAAAGACTACGAATCCGGGGCTGGAAACACCAACAGAGGATCTTCCTATTACGTCTCACCTGAAGGACAGAAGATCAGTTTGACCTGGGTCGCTGATGAAGGTGGATTCCAACCCAAGGGTGACCACCTTCCCGTTGCTCCCGTTCACGTTTACGAACTCCCAGTTGCTCCCGCTCTTCCTTATTCCCGCACTGGACCTGGATACTAA
- the LOC130691602 gene encoding larval cuticle protein 65Ag1-like, producing MKLFIIAAVLALAAAAPSSYKPEYKAPEITIVSQSDVRNVDGSGAWSYGGSDGTTRDESYAQKQISSPSSYGKDAYGKDTYEKESGAGHTNKGNSYWVSPEGQRFTLTWAADEAGFQPKGEHLPVAPVHIPFDGKGFKIY from the exons ATGAAATTG TTTATCATCGCCGCTGTCTTGGCTTTGGCCGCCGCTGCTCCgtccagctacaagccggaatacaaagcTCCCGAAATCACCATCGTCAGCCAATCCGATGTTCGCAACGTTGACGGCAGCGGTGCATGGAG CTACGGTGGATCTGACGGTACCACCCGTGACGAGTCCTACGCCCAGAAGCAAATCTCTTCGCCATCCAGCTACGGCAAAGATGCTTACGGCAAAGACACTTACGAAAAGGAATCCGGGGCTGGCCACACCAACAAGGGAAACTCTTACTGGGTCTCTCCCGAAGGCCAGCGCTTCACTCTGACCTGGGCCGCCGATGAGGCCGGTTTCCAACCCAAGGGTGAACACTTGCCCGTTGCTCCAGTCCACATTCCTTTCGACGGCAAGGGCTTCAAGATCTATTAA
- the LOC130691589 gene encoding endocuticle structural glycoprotein SgAbd-3-like, whose protein sequence is MKLFIVAAVLAVAAAAPSSYEPAYKAPAPYGAPSYKDNKYADIKVTSQSDERNIDGSGAWSYAQSDYTTRDESYAQKKFQGKTYDSYGKESYGEVHGNTNKGASYWISPEGERFTLTWAADEAGFAPKGDHLPVAPVHVYELPVAPVHEYVLPVAPALPYKRTGLGY, encoded by the exons ATGAAACTG TTCATCGTCGCCGCCGTCTTGGCTGTTGCTGCCGCCGCTCCTTCCAGCTACGAGCCGGCCTACAAAGCCCCTGCTCCCTATGGCGCTCCTAGCTACAAGGATAACAAGTACGCCGACATCAAGGTGACCAGCCAATCTGATgagcgcaacatcgatggcagcGGTGCATGGAG ctacgcccagtctgactacaccacccgTGACGAGTCGTACGCCCAGAAGAAATTCCAAGGCAAAACCTACGACTCTTACGGCAAAGAATCCTACGGTGAAGTCCacggcaacaccaacaagggagCTTCCTACTGGATTTCCCCAGAAGGCGAGCGATTCACTTTAACCTGGGCTGCCGATGAGGCCGGTTTCGCTCCCAAGGGTGACCACTTGCCcgttgctcccgtccacgtCTACGAACTTCCAGTGGCCCCAGTCCATGAGTACGTTCTCCCCGTTGCCCCCGCCCTCCCCTACAAACGCACCGGACTCGGCTATTAA